One Dromiciops gliroides isolate mDroGli1 chromosome 3, mDroGli1.pri, whole genome shotgun sequence DNA segment encodes these proteins:
- the TRAPPC4 gene encoding trafficking protein particle complex subunit 4 — protein MAIFSVYVVNKAGGLIYQLDNYAPRAEAEKTFSYPLDLLLKLHDERVLVAFGQRDGIRVGHAVLSINGVDVNGKYTADGKEVLEYLGNPTNYPVAIRFGRPRLTSNEKLMLASMFHSLFAIGSQLSPELGSSGIEMLETDTFKLHCFQTLTGIKFVVLADPRQGGIDSLLRKIYEIYSDFALKNPFYSLEMPIRCELFDQNLKLALEVAEKAGTFGPGS, from the exons ATGGCGATCTTCAGCGTTTATGTGGTGAACAAGGCCGGCGGCCTCATCTACCAGCTAGACAACTACGCGCCTCGAGCCGAAGCTGAGAAAACCTTCAGCTACCCGTTGGACCTGCTACTCAAGCTACACGACGAGCGCGTTCTCGTCGCCTTTGGCCAGCGGGACGGCATCCGGG TGGGCCATGCGGTTCTCTCCATCAATGGCGTGGACGTGAATGGCAAGTATACCGCGGATGGGAAGGAGGTGCTGGAGTACCTGGGCAACCCGACCAACTACCCCGTGGCCATCCGCTTCGGTCGACCCCGCCTTACGTCCAACGAGAAGCTGATGCTGGCCTCCATGTTCCACTC GCTATTTGCCATCGGCTCCCAGCTGTCTCCCGAGCTGGGGAGTTCTGGCATCGAGATGCTCGAGACAGACACCTTCAAACTCCACTGCTTCCAGACACTGACAG GTATCAAGTTTGTAGTTCTGGCAGATCCTCGACAAGGTGGGATTGATTCTCTCTTGAGAAAGATCTATGAGATTTACTCAGACTTTGCCCTCAAGAATCCATTCTACTCTTTGGAGATGCCCATCAG GTGTGAGCTGTTTGACCAGAATCTGAAGCTGGCGCTGGAAGTGGCTGAGAAGGCTGGGACTTTTGGGCCAGGATCATAG
- the CENATAC gene encoding centrosomal AT-AC splicing factor, translating into MAPALRCPLCRQSFFSGRGHVYSRKHQRQLRAALERLLPQVEAARKAIRTAQVERYCPEHDQCCWCLCCGCEVQKHLSHGNMTVLHGGLLEHLACPDHRKATNKFWWENKADILLKEKFLVSQQDYTRFKKSMVKALDSYEEKEDEMIKKMAAQIREVEQSRQEVVQSVLEPQAVPDPEEGCSASCIWKGTNSIASSSQLSLDPLPAPELNWMDATQSLTFIGHQDTPGVGNVHSGATPPWLLQDDEDCNSSAHQIGPSYEEFLKEKEKQKLRKLPPDRVGANFDHCSSTGAGWLPSFGRVWNNGRRWQSRHQFKAETKQ; encoded by the exons ATGGCGCCGGCGCTTCGCTGCCCGCTGTGCCGCCAGAGCTTTTTCTCGGGCCGCGGACACGTCTACAGCCGCAAACACCAGCGACAGCTGAGGGCGGCCCTGGAGCGGCTGCTGCCTCAG GTGGAGGCTGCCCGAAAAGCAATCCGGACTGCCCAGGTGGAGCGCTATTGCCCTGAGCATGACCAATGCTGCTGGTGTCTGTGCTGCGGCTGTGAGGTTCAGAAACATCTGAGCCACGGAAACATGACTGTGCTGCATGGAGGTCTGCTAGAGCATCTGGCCTG TCCGGACCACAGGAAAGCAACTAACAAATTTTGGTGGGAGAATAAGGCAGATATCTTGCTAAAAGAAAAGTTCCTAGTCTCCCAGCAAGATTACACCCG attcAAGAAATCCATGGTAAAGGCCCTGGACTCCTATGAGGAAAAAGAGGATGAAATGATTAAAAAG ATGGCAGCCCAGATTCGAGAAGTAGAACAAAGCCGGCAGGAGGTGGTACAGTCTGTCTTAGAG CCTCAGGCAGTGCCAGACCCAGAAGAGGGCTGTTCGGCGTCTTGTATCTGGAAAGGAACAAACAG CATAGCCTCCAGTTCACAGCTCTCCTTGGATCCACTACCTGCCCCAGAACTCAACTGGATGGACGCCACACAGTCCCTGACTTTCATCGGACATCAG GACACCCCAGGAGTTGGCAATGTTCATTCAG GGGCAACCCCTCCCTGGCTGTTGCAAGATGATGAAGACTGCAACAGCTCAGCACACCAGATTGGACCTTCCTATGAAGAATTTCTCAAAGAAA aagagaaacagaaattgaGAAAGCTGCCCCCAGATCGAGTGGGGGCCAATTTTGACCACTGCTCCAGCACAGGTGCAGGCTGGCTGCCTTCCTTTGGTAGGGTTTGGAACAATGGTCGACGTTGGCAATCTCG gcATCAGTTCAAAGCAGAAACAAAGCAGTAA
- the RPS25 gene encoding 40S ribosomal protein S25, which produces MPPKDDKKKKDAGKSAKKDKDPVNKSGGKAKKKKWSKGKVRDKLNNLVLFDKATYDKLCKEVPNYKLITPAVVSERLKIRGSLARAALQELLSKGLIKLVSKHRAQVIYTRNTKGGDAPAAEDA; this is translated from the exons ATG CCGCCCAAGGACgataagaagaagaaagatgccGGCAAGTCGGCCAAGAAGGACAAGGACCCCGTGAACAAGTCTGGGGGCAAAGCTAAGAAGAAG AAGTGGTCCAAGGGAAAAGTTCGAGACAAACTCAACAATCTGGTTCTGTTTGACAAAGCAACGTATGACAAACTCTGCAAGGAGGTCCCCAACTATAAACTTATTACCCCTGCAGTGGTCTCAGAAAGACTGAAGATTCGGGGTTCTCTAGCCCGGGCAGCCCTCCAAGAACTGCTTAGTAAAG GTCTGATTAAGCTGGTTTCCAAACACAGAGCACAAGTGATATATACTAGGAACACCAAGGGTGGAGATGCTCCAGCTGCTGAAGATGCATGA
- the SLC37A4 gene encoding glucose-6-phosphate exchanger SLC37A4 isoform X1 codes for MVTRSYGYYRTVIFTAMFGGYSLYYFNRKTFSFVMPSLVEEISLDKDDLGLITSSQSAAYAISKFVSGVLSDQMSARWLFSSGLLLVGLVNVAFSWSSTVSVFAVLWFLNGLAQGLGWPPCGKVLRKWFEPSQFGTWWAILSTSMNLAGGLGPIMVTLLAQNYSWRSTLAFSGALCVVVSFLCLLFIQNEPADVGLQNLDPTPKKGKKGSQEHESTLQELLLSPYLWVLSTGYLVVFGVKTCCTDWGQFFLIQEKGQSALVGSSYMSALEIGGLVGSIAAGYLSDRSMAKVGLSVYGNPRHGLLLFMMAGMVGSMYLFRVTVTSDSPKDAAFWTPALHPLAELTGFTEHELWILVLGAIFGFSSYGPIALFGVIANESAPPNLCGTSHAIVGLMANVGGFLAGLPFSTIAKHYSWSTAFWVAEVTCAISTVAFFLLRNIRTRMGRLPKKAD; via the exons ATGGTCACCCGGAGCTATGGGTATTACCGAACGGTGATTTTCACTGCCATGTTTGGGGGCTACAGCCTCTATTACTTCAACCGGAAGACCTTCTCCTTTGTCATGCCTTCACTGGTGGAAGAGATCTCGCTAGACAAGGATGACTTGG GACTCATCACCAGCAGCCAGTCAGCGGCCTATGCCATCAGCAAGTTTGTGAGTGGGGTGCTGTCTGACCAGATGAGTGCCCGATGGCTCTTCTCATCCGGGCTGCTGCTGGTTGGGCTGGTCAATGTGGCCTTCTCCTGGAGCTCTACGGTCTCTGTCTTTGCTGTCCTGTGGTTCCTTAATGGGCTGGCCCAAGGGTTGGGCTGGCCCCCTTGTGGGAAGGTGCTGCGGAAG TGGTTCGAGCCATCCCAGTTTGGGACCTGGTGGGCCATCCTGTCAACCAGCATGAACCTAGCTGGAGGGCTGGGCCCCATCATGGTGACCCTCCTGGCACAGAACTACAGCTGGCGTAGCACCCTGGCATTTTCGGGGGCACTGTGCGTGGTCGTCtccttcctctgcctcctcttcATCCAAAATGAGCCAGCAGATGTTGGGCTACAAAACCTCgatcccacccccaaaaagggcAAGAAGG GTTCCCAGGAGCATGAGAGTACTCTTCAGGAGCTGCTGCTGTCCCCATACCTGTGGGTTCTCTCCACTGGCTACCTGGTGGTGTTTGGGGTAAAAACTTGCTGCACCGACTGGGGCCAGTTCTTCCTTATCCAGGAGAAGGGACAGTCAGCCCTTGTGG GCAGCTCCTATATGAGTGCCCTGGAGATTGGGGGCCTTGTGGGTAGCATTGCAGCTGGCTACCTCTCAGACCGGTCCATGGCAAAG GTGGGGCTGTCAGTATATGGGAACCCACGCCATGGATTGTTGCTCTTCATGATGGCTGGGATGGTTGGGTCCATGTACCTTTTCCGTGTCACAGTCACTAGTGACTCCCCCAAG GATGCTGCCTTCTGGACGCCAGCTCTGCACCCTCTGGCTGAGCTCACGGGCTTCACGGAGCATGAG CTCTGGATCCTGGTGCTGGGTGCCATCTTTGGTTTCTCCTCCTACGGTCCCATTGCGCTGTTTGGGGTCATTGCCAATGAGAGTGCCCCTCCCAATTTGTGTGGCACTTCCCATGCCATCGTAGGGCTAATGGCCAATG TGGGCGGATTCCTGGCTGGCCTACCTTTCAGCACCATCGCCAAGCACTACAGCTGGAGCACTGCTTTCTGGGTAGCAGAAGTGACCTGTGCCATCAGTACCGTGGCCTTCTTCCTCCTCCGAAACATCCGAACCAGGATGGGTCGGCTGCCGAAGAAAGCTGACTGA
- the SLC37A4 gene encoding glucose-6-phosphate exchanger SLC37A4 isoform X2, with protein MVTRSYGYYRTVIFTAMFGGYSLYYFNRKTFSFVMPSLVEEISLDKDDLGLITSSQSAAYAISKFVSGVLSDQMSARWLFSSGLLLVGLVNVAFSWSSTVSVFAVLWFLNGLAQGLGWPPCGKVLRKWFEPSQFGTWWAILSTSMNLAGGLGPIMVTLLAQNYSWRSTLAFSGALCVVVSFLCLLFIQNEPADVGLQNLDPTPKKGKKGSQEHESTLQELLLSPYLWVLSTGYLVVFGVKTCCTDWGQFFLIQEKGQSALVGSSYMSALEIGGLVGSIAAGYLSDRSMAKVGLSVYGNPRHGLLLFMMAGMVGSMYLFRVTVTSDSPKLWILVLGAIFGFSSYGPIALFGVIANESAPPNLCGTSHAIVGLMANVGGFLAGLPFSTIAKHYSWSTAFWVAEVTCAISTVAFFLLRNIRTRMGRLPKKAD; from the exons ATGGTCACCCGGAGCTATGGGTATTACCGAACGGTGATTTTCACTGCCATGTTTGGGGGCTACAGCCTCTATTACTTCAACCGGAAGACCTTCTCCTTTGTCATGCCTTCACTGGTGGAAGAGATCTCGCTAGACAAGGATGACTTGG GACTCATCACCAGCAGCCAGTCAGCGGCCTATGCCATCAGCAAGTTTGTGAGTGGGGTGCTGTCTGACCAGATGAGTGCCCGATGGCTCTTCTCATCCGGGCTGCTGCTGGTTGGGCTGGTCAATGTGGCCTTCTCCTGGAGCTCTACGGTCTCTGTCTTTGCTGTCCTGTGGTTCCTTAATGGGCTGGCCCAAGGGTTGGGCTGGCCCCCTTGTGGGAAGGTGCTGCGGAAG TGGTTCGAGCCATCCCAGTTTGGGACCTGGTGGGCCATCCTGTCAACCAGCATGAACCTAGCTGGAGGGCTGGGCCCCATCATGGTGACCCTCCTGGCACAGAACTACAGCTGGCGTAGCACCCTGGCATTTTCGGGGGCACTGTGCGTGGTCGTCtccttcctctgcctcctcttcATCCAAAATGAGCCAGCAGATGTTGGGCTACAAAACCTCgatcccacccccaaaaagggcAAGAAGG GTTCCCAGGAGCATGAGAGTACTCTTCAGGAGCTGCTGCTGTCCCCATACCTGTGGGTTCTCTCCACTGGCTACCTGGTGGTGTTTGGGGTAAAAACTTGCTGCACCGACTGGGGCCAGTTCTTCCTTATCCAGGAGAAGGGACAGTCAGCCCTTGTGG GCAGCTCCTATATGAGTGCCCTGGAGATTGGGGGCCTTGTGGGTAGCATTGCAGCTGGCTACCTCTCAGACCGGTCCATGGCAAAG GTGGGGCTGTCAGTATATGGGAACCCACGCCATGGATTGTTGCTCTTCATGATGGCTGGGATGGTTGGGTCCATGTACCTTTTCCGTGTCACAGTCACTAGTGACTCCCCCAAG CTCTGGATCCTGGTGCTGGGTGCCATCTTTGGTTTCTCCTCCTACGGTCCCATTGCGCTGTTTGGGGTCATTGCCAATGAGAGTGCCCCTCCCAATTTGTGTGGCACTTCCCATGCCATCGTAGGGCTAATGGCCAATG TGGGCGGATTCCTGGCTGGCCTACCTTTCAGCACCATCGCCAAGCACTACAGCTGGAGCACTGCTTTCTGGGTAGCAGAAGTGACCTGTGCCATCAGTACCGTGGCCTTCTTCCTCCTCCGAAACATCCGAACCAGGATGGGTCGGCTGCCGAAGAAAGCTGACTGA